One window of Alkaliphilus metalliredigens QYMF genomic DNA carries:
- a CDS encoding electron transfer flavoprotein subunit alpha/FixB family protein → MEYKGVLVYAEQRNQQIHKVTYELLDKGRQLADQLGVQVYCALLGPADIDAQELIYRGADVVYYIEDNEAFNEPDELVYARNLQDLIVKIKPEICISGATSLGRSVAPRVAAAIGAGLTADCTDLQIDEDRKLIQIRPAFSENILAHIKSECMPQMATVRYKEFSEAKRDISRTGEIIKSSSLDYQNDAMVFIQELSQKKLDISEASVVVSAGTGLRSPEDFKLLSELADLLNGVVAASRPLVEGGFISKDHQVGYSGNRVKPKIYIACGISGAPQHLAGMKDSETIIAINTDPSAPIFSIADHGIVGDLYEVVPLLINKIKSMRAVKV, encoded by the coding sequence ATGGAATATAAGGGTGTATTAGTCTATGCAGAGCAAAGAAATCAACAGATACACAAGGTGACCTATGAGCTGTTAGATAAGGGGAGACAGCTGGCAGATCAATTGGGGGTTCAGGTTTATTGTGCATTATTAGGACCTGCTGATATAGATGCCCAGGAGCTTATTTATAGAGGTGCAGATGTGGTTTATTATATTGAAGATAATGAAGCCTTTAATGAACCTGATGAGCTTGTCTATGCTCGTAATTTACAGGACTTAATTGTAAAAATAAAGCCAGAAATCTGTATTTCAGGGGCGACTTCACTGGGAAGATCTGTAGCCCCAAGGGTAGCAGCGGCTATCGGAGCAGGCCTTACAGCTGATTGCACAGACTTACAAATTGATGAAGATAGAAAACTGATACAAATTAGGCCGGCATTTAGTGAAAATATTTTAGCCCACATTAAATCAGAGTGCATGCCTCAAATGGCAACAGTAAGATATAAGGAATTTTCTGAAGCAAAACGTGATATCAGTAGGACTGGAGAAATAATCAAATCCAGCAGTCTAGACTATCAAAATGATGCCATGGTATTTATCCAGGAACTCAGTCAGAAGAAATTAGATATCTCAGAAGCAAGTGTGGTGGTGTCAGCTGGGACGGGATTAAGGAGTCCTGAGGATTTCAAATTACTTAGTGAGCTGGCGGATCTACTTAATGGTGTGGTTGCAGCCTCTAGACCATTGGTTGAGGGGGGCTTTATTTCAAAGGACCATCAGGTGGGATATAGTGGCAATCGAGTGAAGCCAAAGATATATATCGCATGTGGTATATCGGGAGCACCACAGCATTTGGCAGGGATGAAGGATTCAGAGACCATTATTGCCATTAACACCGATCCCTCTGCACCGATTTTTAGTATTGCGGATCATGGGATAGTGGGAGATCTATATGAGGTTGTGCCGCTATTAATCAATAAGATTAAAAGCATGAGGGCTGTAAAGGTTTAA
- a CDS encoding YkvI family membrane protein, whose translation MNKKSGMPVFFALAFVWFTTHFGGGFASGAQVIQYFVKFGWFAIFTPIISQLIIAIVLYFAWKFALEKKMFDYRDWANEFYKPIQGIMSNVFEIMYNLVLVTATAVAFATGGATIEGVFGTPYLLNTVVIAMALLLLTIFGAELVRKAASIIAVIIISGVVLIYVPNVISSFGQITKNVADLRSGAIQNDTSFFSAMWSSLVYAGFQTTCIGAYIVHSNILKDKSDAKKAALWGFIINSTVLMLSTLGILAFYNDGVLTESIPALFVVRNGVGSSWMVPLISILIILGAVSTGVNLIYGISRRIVNYLGRSESPAVFKEKERTRNIGASALYVAITWSIAQFGLIPLIAKGYGTLGYISIFVIILPVIIKGIIGLKPKTKAKA comes from the coding sequence ATGAATAAAAAGTCAGGAATGCCAGTATTTTTTGCATTAGCATTTGTATGGTTTACTACACATTTTGGAGGGGGATTTGCTTCGGGTGCACAGGTAATTCAGTATTTTGTTAAGTTTGGGTGGTTTGCAATTTTTACGCCGATTATATCACAGTTAATTATCGCAATTGTCCTATACTTTGCTTGGAAGTTTGCATTGGAGAAGAAGATGTTTGACTACAGAGACTGGGCCAATGAGTTTTATAAACCAATACAAGGAATTATGTCCAATGTATTTGAAATCATGTATAACTTAGTATTGGTCACTGCAACGGCTGTTGCGTTTGCAACTGGAGGAGCTACCATAGAAGGTGTATTCGGCACCCCCTACCTTTTAAATACAGTGGTCATTGCCATGGCACTATTATTATTAACGATATTTGGTGCAGAGCTAGTCCGAAAAGCAGCATCCATTATTGCTGTGATAATCATATCCGGTGTGGTACTGATTTATGTACCTAATGTCATTAGCTCATTTGGCCAAATCACTAAAAATGTAGCTGATCTAAGAAGCGGTGCCATACAAAATGATACAAGTTTTTTCAGTGCAATGTGGTCATCCCTTGTCTATGCTGGATTTCAGACGACTTGCATCGGTGCGTACATCGTTCATTCCAACATACTTAAGGATAAAAGTGATGCAAAGAAGGCTGCCCTGTGGGGTTTTATCATTAACTCAACGGTGTTAATGCTTTCTACCTTAGGAATATTGGCATTCTATAATGATGGGGTGTTAACAGAAAGTATACCAGCATTATTTGTTGTTAGAAATGGGGTTGGATCTTCATGGATGGTCCCATTAATATCTATTTTGATTATTCTAGGGGCGGTTTCAACCGGGGTCAACTTAATCTATGGTATATCCCGAAGAATTGTGAATTACTTGGGTAGAAGTGAAAGTCCGGCGGTGTTTAAGGAGAAGGAAAGAACAAGAAATATTGGTGCATCTGCCCTCTATGTAGCCATTACCTGGAGTATCGCACAATTTGGATTAATTCCATTAATTGCAAAGGGATATGGGACATTGGGATATATATCCATATTTGTTATCATACTTCCGGTGATCATAAAAGGAATCATTGGGTTGAAACCCAAAACAAAGGCCAAGGCATAG
- a CDS encoding FAD-binding oxidoreductase, whose amino-acid sequence MKVEIIEKMKNIVGVDWVVTELSRMQSYLSDETEHLLKPKANEDCIVVKPSSAQEISGIMKYANQEKIPVVPRGGGTGLCGAAIPTHSSIVMSLERLNQYVELDDKNLMVTVDSGFTLAQLNEELNKQKNLFFPIHPGDEGAQIGGMVAENAGGVSAVKHGIMRNHVKGLEVVLPTGEIVNFGGKLIKDNMGYDMLHMMIGSEGTLGIITKVILKLYAKENHRGTLLISFDTGEDAAAVVPKILQRGITPLAMEYMERYVVEKAAEHLGLTWPAKKGSVDLMFILEETTEDELYAKSEIIVEMCEKHHAVDSMIAETAKEQRNILEIRSNAYTAFKEEIADALDMAVAPASVPDLVRDINTIAKKYNTISPVVGHIGDGNTHNFIMLVNGEKPSYLDEMRQEMYEAAIKYGGTVTAEHGTGKTRKKHMNLQFSDREIEIMKGIKKAFDPNGILNPGTIID is encoded by the coding sequence ATGAAGGTTGAAATCATTGAGAAAATGAAAAACATTGTGGGAGTGGATTGGGTGGTGACTGAGCTATCACGGATGCAGAGTTACCTATCCGATGAGACAGAGCATCTATTAAAGCCTAAGGCAAATGAAGACTGTATTGTTGTGAAGCCAAGTAGTGCACAGGAGATATCTGGAATCATGAAATATGCAAATCAGGAGAAAATACCAGTGGTGCCTAGGGGTGGAGGGACTGGCTTATGTGGCGCAGCCATACCAACTCACTCCAGCATCGTCATGTCCCTAGAACGACTGAATCAATATGTTGAATTAGATGATAAAAACTTAATGGTAACGGTGGACAGTGGCTTTACACTGGCTCAATTAAATGAAGAATTAAACAAACAAAAAAATCTATTTTTTCCAATACATCCTGGTGATGAGGGAGCACAAATAGGCGGTATGGTTGCTGAAAATGCAGGCGGCGTCAGTGCTGTAAAACATGGGATTATGAGAAATCATGTGAAGGGCCTTGAGGTGGTGCTTCCCACGGGAGAAATTGTTAATTTTGGGGGAAAGTTGATTAAGGATAATATGGGTTATGATATGCTGCATATGATGATCGGCAGTGAAGGCACATTAGGAATCATAACCAAGGTAATCCTCAAGCTTTATGCCAAGGAAAATCACAGGGGAACTTTACTGATCTCCTTTGATACTGGGGAAGATGCTGCAGCGGTTGTTCCTAAAATTCTACAAAGAGGAATCACGCCCCTGGCAATGGAGTACATGGAGCGGTATGTAGTGGAAAAGGCAGCAGAGCATCTGGGGCTAACTTGGCCAGCTAAAAAAGGCAGTGTGGATTTAATGTTTATTCTAGAAGAAACAACGGAAGATGAATTGTATGCCAAGAGCGAAATCATTGTAGAAATGTGTGAAAAACATCATGCGGTTGATAGTATGATCGCAGAGACTGCAAAGGAACAGCGTAATATACTGGAAATAAGAAGTAATGCCTATACAGCATTTAAAGAGGAGATCGCTGATGCATTGGATATGGCAGTTGCCCCAGCGTCGGTTCCAGATTTAGTGAGGGATATCAATACAATCGCCAAAAAGTACAATACAATATCGCCGGTGGTGGGTCATATTGGGGATGGTAACACCCATAATTTCATTATGCTTGTCAATGGTGAAAAACCATCATACCTTGATGAAATGAGACAGGAAATGTACGAGGCTGCCATAAAATATGGGGGAACAGTGACAGCGGAACATGGAACAGGTAAGACTAGGAAAAAACATATGAATCTCCAATTCTCAGACAGAGAAATAGAGATAATGAAGGGGATTAAGAAAGCCTTTGATCCTAATGGCATACTGAATCCAGGAACGATTATAGATTAA
- a CDS encoding DUF3791 domain-containing protein, whose translation MDETLDFMVYCIESYKNAENLRGREAVELFNKYHVFDYIKASHGTQDMACREYIIEDLNMYIDARRQVDTRRNL comes from the coding sequence ATGGATGAGACATTAGATTTTATGGTATATTGTATAGAGAGCTATAAAAATGCGGAAAACCTTAGGGGGAGAGAGGCTGTGGAACTGTTTAACAAGTACCATGTTTTTGATTACATTAAAGCAAGTCATGGAACACAGGATATGGCTTGTAGAGAATATATCATAGAGGATTTAAACATGTATATTGATGCACGAAGGCAAGTCGACACAAGGAGGAATCTTTAG
- a CDS encoding IS1634 family transposase gives MYISKSKRPNGKYFISIAKGIRDPETKKSKKIQIKGFGTHDLDSKSGKKALVQAEAELKEMIRLDEASRGFENFEDFIVSMSKDKLSLKHKNIGYLPYLEIFNQLKLQSFFSKMVKDSKLDYSFSDMMFYQVLGRLFNPSSKLEVATRKDDFLYDFNFVNNDNIYSSLDVFSGFNKHKSKALQDGIQVINDMEILLDTVDSEAKKILETNINNTSHELEELITSYDSNFEMNENKLFKHLNKHMEKIVPERNISLAFYDCTTYYFESFDEDGFRERGMSKDNKRNETQVVMGLLIDTNGIPISYRLFKGNKHELHTMEEVIDDILNNYTIKEIIIVADRGLNSRANLEMIRGKGLNYIVGSKGSAVPKDLKEKKFNSSWNITSKAEAKYKSGYITSKRKVSHNDETYDELIIKKYSDVYKEREMFKQDKMLERAKKNIKDFTINSTTKSKSKYYKAVDNPKEKINIEIDEEKIKQEQENFGYFYIVTNKVEMNPADIMVAYKSLYKIEESFRILKTNLKARPVYHFKERRIRSHFLICYLALVIQRVLEYKLEEKNVEISTHEIINGLEGFVIDEIDYKVDKLYMISDKLFKSKINQDIFKIEKNVLLSNEISNIIKKM, from the coding sequence ATGTATATTAGTAAATCTAAAAGACCAAATGGTAAGTATTTCATATCAATTGCTAAGGGGATTAGAGATCCTGAAACTAAGAAATCAAAAAAAATTCAGATTAAAGGTTTTGGTACTCATGATTTGGATTCTAAATCAGGTAAGAAAGCTCTTGTGCAAGCTGAAGCTGAGCTAAAAGAAATGATTAGACTAGATGAAGCTTCTCGAGGATTTGAAAACTTTGAAGATTTTATTGTATCCATGTCAAAAGATAAGCTTTCTCTTAAGCATAAAAATATTGGCTATCTACCATACTTAGAAATCTTTAACCAATTGAAATTACAAAGTTTCTTTTCTAAGATGGTCAAAGACTCTAAACTTGATTATTCTTTTAGCGATATGATGTTCTATCAAGTACTTGGTAGATTATTCAATCCTTCTAGTAAGCTTGAAGTAGCTACTAGAAAGGATGATTTCCTGTATGATTTTAATTTTGTAAATAACGATAATATTTATTCCTCTTTGGATGTTTTTTCTGGATTTAATAAACATAAATCTAAAGCGTTACAAGATGGCATTCAAGTCATAAACGATATGGAGATTCTCTTAGATACCGTTGATTCAGAGGCTAAAAAAATATTAGAAACTAACATAAACAATACCTCTCACGAATTAGAAGAACTAATAACGTCTTATGATAGTAATTTTGAAATGAATGAAAACAAACTTTTCAAACATCTCAATAAACATATGGAAAAGATTGTTCCAGAAAGAAATATATCTTTAGCCTTTTATGACTGCACAACCTATTACTTTGAGTCTTTTGATGAAGACGGTTTTAGAGAAAGAGGCATGAGTAAGGATAATAAAAGAAATGAAACACAAGTGGTTATGGGTTTATTAATAGACACAAATGGCATCCCTATTTCCTATAGGCTTTTCAAAGGCAACAAACATGAATTACATACCATGGAAGAGGTCATTGACGATATATTAAATAATTACACCATAAAAGAAATTATTATCGTTGCTGACAGAGGCTTAAATTCAAGGGCTAACTTAGAAATGATCCGTGGCAAAGGGCTTAACTACATTGTAGGTTCTAAGGGCAGTGCAGTGCCTAAAGATCTAAAAGAGAAGAAATTCAATTCATCTTGGAACATCACTTCTAAAGCCGAGGCTAAATATAAAAGCGGCTATATCACCAGTAAAAGAAAAGTGAGTCACAATGATGAAACCTATGATGAATTAATCATAAAAAAATATTCAGATGTCTACAAAGAACGGGAGATGTTTAAACAAGATAAAATGCTTGAAAGAGCGAAAAAAAATATAAAAGATTTTACAATTAATTCAACAACTAAATCTAAAAGCAAGTATTACAAAGCTGTTGATAATCCTAAAGAGAAAATAAACATTGAGATCGATGAAGAAAAAATTAAACAAGAACAAGAGAATTTCGGATATTTTTACATCGTTACCAATAAAGTAGAGATGAATCCAGCAGATATAATGGTGGCTTATAAATCCCTGTATAAAATTGAAGAGTCCTTCAGAATATTAAAAACAAATTTAAAAGCAAGACCTGTGTATCACTTTAAAGAACGAAGAATCCGGTCACATTTTTTAATTTGTTATTTGGCCTTAGTCATCCAGAGAGTATTAGAGTATAAATTAGAAGAGAAAAACGTTGAAATATCTACCCATGAAATAATCAATGGTCTAGAAGGGTTTGTTATAGATGAGATTGATTACAAAGTAGACAAATTATATATGATCTCAGACAAATTATTTAAGAGCAAAATAAACCAAGACATATTTAAAATTGAAAAGAATGTTCTACTGAGTAATGAAATCTCCAATATAATTAAAAAGATGTAG
- a CDS encoding DnaJ domain-containing protein encodes MRVMKKIVGKVIYAIAKALSAILDSLIQLIETMVLLARSFSKGCLALMSMGGCLFFLFFVFPIGSRILRNPTALLAILFILVFPILGALLVSYLKYLKYITTAYLFNLGNYLMDGVNYQYKAFSEYKVAYRKAEEDRKRKEQNRHYEQQREWEERLRQWRQQNAQREQGSYGGQGNYGHSYANPIVEFKKKYEKCCDVLGVSYDADKYQIKLAYRRKAKQYHPDVNKAADATKMFQGISEAYEFLNDDNIQRYKSV; translated from the coding sequence ATGAGAGTAATGAAGAAAATAGTAGGTAAAGTCATATATGCAATAGCCAAGGCGCTATCTGCAATACTGGACAGCTTAATACAGCTCATAGAGACCATGGTGCTACTTGCCAGGAGTTTTTCTAAAGGTTGCCTTGCTTTAATGAGCATGGGTGGTTGTTTGTTTTTCTTGTTTTTTGTTTTTCCCATAGGATCTAGGATATTGAGGAATCCCACTGCACTACTTGCCATCTTATTTATTTTAGTGTTTCCGATACTTGGGGCTCTCCTTGTATCCTATTTGAAGTATCTAAAATACATTACGACGGCGTATTTATTTAATTTAGGCAATTACCTGATGGATGGGGTAAATTATCAATATAAAGCCTTTAGTGAATACAAAGTAGCTTACAGAAAAGCAGAAGAGGATAGAAAAAGAAAAGAACAAAACCGTCATTATGAGCAGCAAAGAGAATGGGAAGAGCGATTAAGACAATGGCGGCAGCAAAATGCCCAGAGGGAGCAAGGTAGCTATGGTGGCCAGGGGAACTACGGCCATAGTTATGCAAACCCCATTGTTGAGTTTAAGAAGAAGTATGAAAAATGCTGTGATGTTTTAGGTGTATCCTATGATGCAGATAAATATCAAATAAAATTAGCATATAGAAGAAAAGCAAAACAGTATCATCCAGATGTAAATAAAGCGGCAGATGCAACAAAGATGTTTCAAGGGATCAGTGAGGCATATGAGTTTTTGAATGATGATAATATACAAAGATATAAAAGTGTATAG
- a CDS encoding VanZ family protein, producing MFKNKKIIVISWIAVLLWMGLIFYLSAQPATQSREVSEGVTEIFMQTVERVAPDVAAELDIRMLNYLIRKNAHFFAYLTLGVLVLNGMRRSGVSGIRGIVIAFFICVLYAISDEVHQLYVPGRSGELRDVLIDSAGAMVGIGLYLGLGKIKKKVMISRV from the coding sequence ATGTTTAAAAACAAAAAAATAATAGTAATTTCATGGATAGCAGTCCTTCTCTGGATGGGACTGATCTTCTATCTCTCAGCACAGCCGGCTACACAGTCTAGGGAAGTAAGTGAGGGAGTAACAGAGATCTTCATGCAGACAGTAGAGCGAGTTGCTCCTGATGTAGCAGCAGAGCTAGATATAAGAATGTTAAATTATTTAATAAGAAAAAACGCCCACTTTTTTGCTTATTTAACCCTTGGGGTATTGGTTTTAAATGGGATGCGGAGAAGTGGTGTATCAGGTATTCGGGGAATTGTCATTGCATTTTTTATTTGTGTGTTATATGCAATTTCAGATGAAGTCCATCAGCTTTATGTCCCTGGACGTAGCGGTGAGCTAAGGGATGTTTTGATTGATAGTGCTGGGGCTATGGTTGGAATCGGGTTGTATTTAGGATTGGGCAAAATAAAGAAAAAGGTCATGATTAGCCGAGTTTAG
- a CDS encoding glutamine amidotransferase, with product MKKLLIIKTGTTFPSILKAHGDFEDFIMNQIEISPKDVHVSSVYKNESLPDLNQVSAIMITGSHSMVTDYENWSVHLSQWLTQLLYQPIPVLGICYGHQLLAQTFGGKADYNPKGIEIGTASIALTEAGEKDSLLGVLPKTFLGHVVHSQSATMLPNHGQVLAQNEMDHHHSFFINKNIWGVQFHPEFNVDIMHSYIHQQEGFLTKKGYNLEKVYASVKEHGYGKLLLQRFMELT from the coding sequence ATGAAGAAATTATTAATCATTAAAACAGGTACAACATTTCCGTCGATCCTAAAGGCTCATGGAGATTTCGAAGATTTTATTATGAATCAAATAGAGATTAGCCCTAAAGACGTTCATGTTTCATCGGTCTATAAAAATGAATCATTACCTGATTTAAATCAGGTATCAGCCATCATGATTACTGGTTCCCATTCAATGGTTACAGATTATGAAAACTGGAGTGTTCATCTGTCGCAGTGGTTAACACAACTTCTATACCAGCCTATTCCAGTGCTTGGTATTTGTTATGGACATCAGTTATTGGCACAAACATTTGGAGGAAAAGCAGATTATAACCCAAAGGGAATAGAGATTGGTACCGCTAGTATCGCCCTTACTGAAGCAGGAGAAAAAGACTCATTATTAGGTGTACTTCCTAAAACCTTTTTAGGACATGTGGTACATTCACAGTCAGCTACCATGCTACCCAATCATGGTCAAGTATTAGCCCAGAATGAGATGGATCATCATCATTCGTTTTTTATCAATAAAAACATATGGGGCGTACAGTTCCACCCCGAATTTAATGTAGACATTATGCATTCATATATTCATCAACAGGAAGGGTTTCTTACAAAAAAAGGCTATAATTTAGAAAAGGTCTACGCCTCGGTTAAAGAACATGGTTACGGAAAACTTCTATTACAAAGATTTATGGAACTTACATAA
- a CDS encoding LacI family DNA-binding transcriptional regulator, which produces MTTIQKVAKEAGVSVATVSRVLNKSDRVAPKTKSIVEETIKRLKYQPNMLGRNLRRSESRMILALLPSISNPFYTMIIKGIEDVARENEYNVLLCQTNSELERELVYINLLKQRLADGLISLDPTININVLRGVSQDYPIVQSCEYSEELNLPYVTIDNFQAGYQAVKHLISIGKKKIALINSDNKFIYARLRQKGYLKALEEAGLGINEDFIINGENDFESGQKSMQQLLARKDRPDAVFLVSDVLAIGALKTIRDMKLSVPEDIAVVGFDNIEFAIRMNPALTTIAQPMYEIGRESCRLLINRIVNKDVEIEKIIMDFELIIRESTMKQVE; this is translated from the coding sequence ATGACAACCATACAGAAAGTAGCTAAAGAAGCAGGTGTATCCGTAGCGACGGTATCAAGAGTATTGAATAAAAGTGATCGCGTTGCACCAAAGACAAAAAGTATAGTTGAAGAGACAATAAAAAGATTAAAGTATCAGCCAAATATGCTTGGAAGAAATCTGAGAAGGTCTGAAAGTCGAATGATTTTAGCACTGCTACCAAGTATTTCAAACCCTTTTTATACGATGATTATCAAGGGAATAGAGGATGTTGCAAGAGAAAATGAGTATAATGTTTTACTTTGTCAAACAAATTCCGAATTAGAAAGAGAATTGGTATATATTAATCTATTAAAACAACGATTAGCAGATGGACTGATTTCTTTAGACCCAACAATAAATATTAATGTATTAAGGGGGGTGTCACAGGATTATCCCATTGTTCAGTCTTGTGAGTATTCAGAAGAGTTAAATTTACCATATGTGACCATAGACAATTTTCAAGCTGGCTATCAGGCAGTAAAACACTTAATTTCTATTGGGAAAAAGAAAATTGCCCTTATCAATTCTGATAATAAATTTATTTATGCCAGACTAAGACAAAAAGGGTATTTAAAAGCCCTTGAAGAAGCTGGACTTGGGATTAATGAAGATTTTATTATCAATGGAGAAAATGATTTTGAATCAGGGCAAAAAAGTATGCAACAACTCTTAGCACGCAAAGACAGACCAGATGCTGTTTTCCTGGTTTCTGATGTTTTAGCAATTGGTGCCCTGAAAACCATTAGAGATATGAAGTTATCTGTACCGGAGGATATTGCAGTGGTGGGATTTGATAATATTGAATTTGCCATTAGGATGAATCCAGCTTTGACAACCATTGCGCAACCAATGTACGAAATAGGGCGTGAATCCTGTAGATTATTGATTAATCGGATAGTGAATAAAGATGTAGAGATTGAAAAAATCATTATGGACTTTGAACTCATTATAAGAGAATCGACAATGAAACAGGTGGAATAA